The Streptomyces europaeiscabiei genome window below encodes:
- a CDS encoding DUF5336 domain-containing protein, with protein sequence MNIRSLTRGDGVVIGAAVLLFIASFLDTFDGSGDNTPNAWDNLGLVMSMYVGGIIGAVLIVIARALPQPPKVVGLDLGQLGVALTIFAAWTSFWSIIDPFGAMEELFGTFGGSEPDSGAGLILGLIAALLLAAAAVATPLVPALKVALVGAPRPIAPQPYGAQPPGGYGYPGAGTQAPFGAGQPGPGQPQPGPGAPFGGAPQQQAAAPQPPAGDFSPFWFAVPVARPLFAEDGSQSTIAELAPGTWYLAVEQRGPNLVAQTQDGRRGVLQDTSGIQRG encoded by the coding sequence GTGAATATCCGCTCCCTCACCAGAGGCGACGGCGTCGTGATCGGAGCAGCGGTATTGCTGTTCATCGCGTCGTTCCTCGACACGTTCGACGGCTCCGGCGACAACACACCCAATGCCTGGGACAACCTCGGCTTGGTGATGAGCATGTACGTCGGCGGCATCATCGGTGCGGTGCTGATCGTCATCGCCCGTGCGCTGCCTCAGCCGCCCAAGGTCGTCGGCCTCGACCTGGGCCAGCTCGGGGTGGCTCTGACGATCTTCGCCGCCTGGACCTCGTTCTGGTCGATCATCGACCCGTTCGGAGCGATGGAGGAGCTCTTCGGCACCTTCGGAGGCTCGGAGCCCGACTCCGGCGCCGGTCTCATCCTCGGTCTGATCGCCGCGCTGCTCCTGGCCGCCGCGGCCGTCGCCACCCCCCTCGTCCCCGCCCTCAAGGTCGCTCTGGTCGGCGCCCCGCGTCCGATCGCCCCGCAGCCGTACGGCGCCCAGCCGCCCGGTGGTTACGGCTACCCGGGTGCCGGTACGCAGGCCCCCTTCGGTGCGGGTCAGCCGGGACCCGGCCAGCCGCAGCCGGGTCCGGGGGCGCCGTTCGGTGGCGCTCCGCAGCAGCAGGCGGCGGCCCCGCAGCCGCCTGCCGGTGACTTCTCGCCGTTCTGGTTCGCGGTGCCGGTGGCCCGTCCGCTGTTCGCCGAGGACGGTTCGCAGTCGACGATCGCCGAACTGGCGCCGGGCACCTGGTACCTGGCGGTCGAGCAGCGCGGCCCCAACCTGGTGGCCCAGACCCAGGACGGCCGCCGTGGCGTCCTGCAGGACACCAGCGGCATCCAGCGCGGCTGA
- a CDS encoding LLM class F420-dependent oxidoreductase — MRLGLALGYWGRGPSADHVPLAQEAERLGYDSVWTAESWGSDAFTPLTWIAAHTSRIKLGTAVAQMAARSPTTTAMHALTLDHLSGGRALLGLGLSGPQVVEGWYGRPFPRSPLTATREYVDVVRQVLRRAAPVELAGRFHPLPYDGPDGTGIGKALKSITHPLRADLPVLLGAEGPKNIAQTARIADGWLPLYWSPTRTDVYEASLTEVPDDYLIAPMARAKVCDDVAEGLLPVKAMLGFYIGGMGHAKRNFHADLMARMGYAEEARHIQRLFLDGRREEAVLAVPDAFADEISLVGPRERIAERLELWRKGPVTDLLVLAPDPHTLRVLAELNS, encoded by the coding sequence ATGCGGCTCGGTCTGGCACTCGGCTACTGGGGGCGCGGCCCCTCCGCGGACCACGTCCCGCTCGCCCAGGAGGCGGAGCGGCTCGGCTACGACTCGGTGTGGACCGCCGAGTCCTGGGGCTCGGACGCCTTCACACCGCTCACCTGGATCGCCGCGCACACCTCAAGGATCAAGCTGGGCACGGCTGTTGCGCAGATGGCCGCCCGGTCGCCCACCACCACCGCGATGCACGCCCTGACCCTGGACCACCTCTCCGGGGGGCGCGCCCTCCTCGGTCTCGGGCTCTCCGGGCCGCAGGTCGTCGAGGGCTGGTACGGGCGCCCGTTCCCGAGGTCCCCGCTGACCGCGACCAGGGAGTACGTCGACGTCGTACGCCAAGTCCTCAGGCGCGCGGCCCCCGTCGAGCTGGCGGGACGCTTCCACCCCCTCCCGTACGACGGCCCGGACGGCACCGGCATCGGGAAGGCGCTGAAGTCCATCACCCACCCCCTCCGTGCGGACCTGCCCGTACTGCTCGGTGCCGAAGGGCCGAAGAACATCGCGCAGACGGCCCGGATCGCGGACGGCTGGCTGCCGTTGTACTGGTCGCCGACGCGGACCGACGTCTACGAGGCGTCGCTGACCGAGGTGCCCGACGACTACCTCATCGCGCCCATGGCACGGGCGAAGGTCTGCGACGACGTCGCCGAGGGGCTGCTGCCCGTGAAGGCCATGCTGGGCTTCTACATCGGCGGGATGGGGCACGCCAAGCGCAACTTCCACGCCGACCTCATGGCCCGCATGGGGTACGCGGAGGAGGCCCGGCACATCCAACGGCTCTTCCTCGACGGGCGGCGCGAGGAGGCCGTACTCGCCGTGCCGGACGCCTTCGCCGACGAGATCTCGCTGGTCGGGCCGCGCGAACGGATCGCGGAGCGGCTGGAGTTGTGGCGGAAGGGGCCGGTGACGGACCTGCTGGTGCTCGCCCCTGACCCGCACACGTTGCGAGTGCTGGCGGAGCTCAACTCCTGA
- a CDS encoding prenyltransferase/squalene oxidase repeat-containing protein, whose product MTTPRTEHLVLPGVLTAEEAAATVRGILAVQRADGAIPWFRGHHLDPWDHTEAAMALDAAGEHEAAERAYEWLRRHQNGDGSWYAAYADGDADDVTDRGRETNFVAYIAVGVWHHYLATGDDTFLDRMWPAVYAAIECVLRLQQPGGQIGWKREDDGTPVNDALLTGSSSIHHALRCALAIAEQREEPQPDWELAVGALRHAIRRHPERFLDKNRYSMDWYYPVLGGALTGIEAKSRVEEGWDRFVVPGFGVRCVVPNPWVTGGESAELALALWAMGESDRALDILQSIQHLRDADSGLYWTGYVFEDHAVWPEELTSWTAGSLLLAVAALGGDEATCAVFGGERLPRGLDDFDDSECC is encoded by the coding sequence GTGACGACTCCCCGGACAGAACACCTGGTCCTGCCCGGGGTCCTCACCGCAGAGGAGGCCGCCGCCACGGTGCGCGGCATCCTCGCGGTGCAGCGCGCGGACGGTGCCATCCCCTGGTTCCGCGGGCACCACCTCGACCCGTGGGACCACACCGAGGCGGCCATGGCCCTGGACGCGGCCGGCGAGCACGAGGCCGCCGAGCGCGCCTACGAATGGCTGCGCCGGCACCAGAACGGCGACGGCTCCTGGTACGCCGCGTACGCCGACGGGGACGCCGACGACGTCACCGACCGCGGCCGGGAGACCAACTTCGTCGCGTACATAGCCGTCGGCGTCTGGCACCACTACCTGGCCACCGGCGACGACACCTTCCTCGACCGCATGTGGCCGGCCGTCTACGCGGCGATCGAATGCGTCCTGCGGCTCCAGCAGCCCGGCGGCCAGATCGGCTGGAAGCGCGAGGACGACGGCACGCCGGTGAACGACGCGCTACTGACGGGCAGTTCGTCGATCCACCACGCGCTGCGCTGTGCGCTCGCCATCGCCGAACAGCGCGAAGAACCGCAGCCCGACTGGGAACTGGCGGTCGGCGCGCTCCGGCACGCGATACGCCGGCACCCCGAGCGGTTCCTCGACAAGAACCGCTACTCGATGGACTGGTACTACCCCGTGCTCGGCGGCGCGCTCACCGGCATCGAGGCCAAGTCCCGTGTCGAGGAGGGCTGGGACCGTTTCGTCGTGCCCGGCTTCGGCGTCCGCTGCGTGGTCCCCAACCCGTGGGTGACCGGCGGTGAGTCGGCCGAACTCGCCCTGGCCCTCTGGGCGATGGGCGAGTCCGACCGTGCCCTGGACATCCTCCAGTCCATCCAGCACCTCCGCGACGCCGACTCGGGCCTGTACTGGACGGGTTACGTCTTCGAGGACCACGCCGTCTGGCCCGAGGAACTGACCTCCTGGACCGCGGGGTCCCTGTTGCTGGCCGTGGCCGCGCTGGGCGGCGACGAGGCGACGTGCGCGGTGTTCGGCGGTGAGCGGTTGCCGCGTGGCCTGGACGACTTCGACGACTCGGAGTGCTGCTGA
- a CDS encoding class I SAM-dependent methyltransferase: MLTVDFSRFPLAPGDRVLDLGCGAGRHAFECYRRGAQVVALDQNAEEIREVAKWFAAMKEAGEAPEGATATAMEGDALALPFPDESFDVVIISEVMEHIPDDKGVLAEMVRVLRPGGRIAITVPRYGPEKVCWALSDAYHEVEGGHIRIYKADELLAKIREAGLKPYGTHHAHALHSPYWWLKCAFGVDNDKALPVRAYHKLLVWDIMKKPLATRVAEEALNPLIGKSFVAYATKPHLPVAAASADVK; this comes from the coding sequence GTGCTGACCGTCGATTTCTCCCGGTTCCCGCTCGCACCGGGGGACCGTGTCCTGGATCTCGGCTGTGGAGCGGGCCGGCACGCGTTCGAGTGCTACCGGCGCGGCGCCCAGGTCGTGGCCCTCGACCAGAACGCCGAGGAAATCCGCGAGGTCGCCAAGTGGTTCGCGGCGATGAAGGAGGCGGGCGAGGCCCCCGAGGGCGCCACCGCTACGGCCATGGAGGGCGACGCCCTCGCGCTGCCCTTCCCCGACGAGTCCTTCGACGTCGTCATCATCTCCGAGGTGATGGAGCACATCCCCGACGACAAGGGCGTACTCGCCGAGATGGTCCGGGTGCTGAGGCCCGGTGGCCGTATAGCCATCACCGTCCCGCGCTACGGCCCCGAGAAGGTCTGCTGGGCGCTCTCCGACGCGTACCACGAGGTCGAGGGCGGCCACATCCGCATCTACAAGGCGGACGAACTCCTGGCCAAGATCCGCGAGGCGGGCCTCAAGCCGTACGGCACCCACCACGCGCACGCCCTGCACTCGCCGTACTGGTGGCTGAAGTGCGCGTTCGGCGTCGACAACGACAAGGCGCTGCCGGTGCGGGCGTACCACAAGCTGCTGGTCTGGGACATCATGAAGAAGCCGCTGGCCACCCGGGTCGCCGAGGAGGCGCTGAACCCGCTGATCGGCAAGAGCTTCGTGGCGTACGCGACCAAGCCGCACCTGCCCGTCGCCGCGGCCTCGGCGGACGTCAAGTGA
- a CDS encoding glycosyltransferase family 4 protein, whose translation MTAEASQAGSRRDLAADGERPLNIALLTYKGNPFCGGQGVYVRHLSRELARLGHRVEVIGSQPYPVLDEDAVPVDGPGGISLTELPSLDLYRQPDPFRTPKRDEYRDWVDALEVATMWTGGFPEPLTFSLRARRHLRARRGEFDIVHDNQTLGYGLLGNVGAPLVTTIHHPITVDRQLELDAAEGWQRRMSVRRWYAFTRMQKRVARRLPSVLTVSGTSRQEIVDHLGVRDDRMHVVHIGADTDLFSPNPAVAQVPGRIVTTSSADVPLKGLVFLVEALAKVRAEHPAAHLVVVGKRPAEGPVAQAVERFGLEGAVEFVKGISDAELVDLVRSAEVACVPSLYEGFSLPAAEAMATGTPLVATTGGAIPEVAGRDGETCLAVPPGDPGALAAGLSRLLDDPELRRRLGRAGRERVLTRFTWARAAEGTVAHYREAIARAEGRPAGAAASAVPAAEHTAEAAELVEAVEAHEAVEAHEAVEAHEAVEAHEAAEAHEAVEVVDEAVETNRESANRESRATC comes from the coding sequence GTGACCGCGGAGGCCAGTCAGGCGGGGTCCCGACGTGACCTCGCTGCGGACGGCGAGCGACCGCTCAACATCGCGCTCCTCACTTATAAGGGGAACCCGTTCTGCGGGGGGCAGGGCGTCTACGTACGGCACCTCTCACGCGAGCTGGCGCGCCTCGGCCACCGGGTCGAGGTGATCGGTTCCCAGCCGTACCCCGTGCTCGACGAGGACGCCGTGCCCGTCGACGGTCCGGGCGGCATCTCCCTCACCGAGCTGCCCAGCCTCGACCTCTACCGGCAGCCCGACCCCTTCCGCACCCCGAAGCGGGACGAGTACCGCGACTGGGTCGACGCCCTCGAAGTGGCGACGATGTGGACCGGCGGGTTTCCGGAGCCGTTGACCTTCTCGCTCCGCGCCCGCCGCCATCTGCGCGCCCGGCGCGGCGAGTTCGACATCGTCCACGACAACCAGACCCTCGGGTACGGGCTGTTGGGGAACGTGGGCGCGCCCCTCGTCACCACCATCCACCACCCCATCACCGTCGACCGGCAGTTGGAGCTGGACGCGGCCGAGGGATGGCAGCGACGGATGTCGGTGCGCCGCTGGTACGCGTTCACGCGCATGCAGAAGCGGGTCGCGCGGCGGCTGCCGTCCGTGCTCACCGTCTCCGGTACCTCCCGCCAGGAGATCGTCGACCACCTCGGCGTCCGCGACGACCGTATGCACGTCGTGCACATCGGCGCCGACACCGACCTCTTCTCGCCGAATCCGGCCGTGGCGCAGGTGCCGGGCCGGATCGTCACCACCTCAAGCGCGGACGTGCCGCTCAAGGGGCTCGTCTTCCTCGTCGAGGCGCTCGCCAAGGTGCGCGCCGAGCACCCCGCGGCCCATCTGGTCGTCGTCGGCAAGCGGCCCGCCGAGGGCCCGGTCGCCCAGGCCGTCGAGCGGTTCGGCCTCGAAGGCGCCGTCGAGTTCGTCAAGGGCATCTCGGACGCCGAGCTGGTCGACCTGGTCCGCTCGGCCGAAGTCGCCTGTGTGCCCTCGCTGTACGAGGGGTTCTCGCTGCCGGCCGCCGAGGCCATGGCCACCGGTACGCCGCTGGTCGCCACCACCGGCGGGGCCATACCGGAGGTCGCCGGACGCGACGGCGAGACCTGCCTCGCGGTGCCCCCGGGCGACCCGGGTGCCCTGGCCGCCGGACTGAGCCGGCTCCTCGACGACCCGGAACTCCGGCGGCGGCTCGGCCGCGCGGGACGCGAGCGGGTCCTCACCCGGTTCACCTGGGCCCGCGCCGCCGAGGGCACGGTCGCCCACTACCGCGAGGCGATCGCCCGCGCCGAGGGCCGTCCGGCGGGGGCCGCCGCGAGCGCCGTACCGGCGGCGGAGCACACCGCCGAAGCCGCCGAACTCGTCGAAGCCGTCGAAGCCCACGAGGCTGTCGAAGCCCACGAGGCCGTCGAAGCCCACGAGGCCGTCGAAGCCCACGAGGCTGCCGAAGCCCACGAGGCTGTCGAAGTTGTCGACGAAGCAGTCGAGACCAACCGCGAAAGCGCCAACCGCGAAAGCAGGGCCACGTGCTGA